Proteins encoded together in one Terriglobia bacterium window:
- a CDS encoding folate-binding protein has protein sequence MTETTIQQRLSLPRAQWGEYLGVETPLSFGDSGSELRALRTACGAFDLGWRARIIAGGKDRTRWLHNMVTNNVRDLAQDRGNYNFVLNAQGRILGDLCIFNRGETYLLETDRKQVEPLLTAIKRFIIMDKVELAEFGALVAVGVCGPQAGTVLADAGFEVNGMEPREVRTGDKVFPGAEIIRGGQNKPGWYEIWCGPASEQSLWDSLVKAGAQPVGAHALEWWRILQGVPQYGQDIRDRDLPQETGQAQALSFNKGCYIGQEIVERIRSRGQVHRQFTGFEFEGDPAPPGKYESDGRLLAEITSTAVIPVDAGERKIGLGYVRRETAEAGPQVDLNGHQARIVVLPFAI, from the coding sequence ATGACAGAGACGACCATCCAGCAGCGGCTCTCCTTGCCCCGCGCCCAGTGGGGCGAATACTTGGGCGTGGAAACCCCGCTCAGCTTTGGCGATTCCGGCTCAGAACTCCGGGCGCTGAGGACTGCCTGCGGAGCTTTTGATCTGGGCTGGCGAGCGCGCATCATCGCCGGCGGCAAAGACCGCACCCGCTGGCTGCACAACATGGTGACCAACAACGTCCGCGACCTGGCGCAGGACCGCGGCAACTACAATTTTGTGCTCAACGCGCAAGGACGCATCCTGGGCGACTTATGCATTTTCAATCGCGGTGAAACTTACTTGCTGGAGACCGATCGCAAACAGGTGGAACCGCTGCTCACCGCCATTAAGCGCTTCATCATCATGGACAAAGTTGAGCTGGCGGAATTCGGCGCTCTGGTGGCCGTTGGCGTCTGCGGGCCGCAAGCCGGAACAGTTCTTGCCGACGCGGGCTTTGAAGTAAATGGAATGGAGCCGCGGGAAGTCCGCACTGGCGACAAAGTTTTTCCCGGGGCGGAGATCATTCGCGGCGGGCAAAACAAGCCGGGCTGGTATGAAATATGGTGCGGGCCGGCGAGCGAGCAATCGCTTTGGGATTCGCTGGTAAAAGCCGGGGCACAGCCCGTTGGAGCACATGCGCTGGAATGGTGGCGAATTCTGCAAGGCGTCCCGCAATATGGCCAGGACATCCGCGACCGTGACTTGCCCCAGGAAACCGGCCAGGCGCAAGCGCTCAGCTTCAACAAAGGCTGTTACATTGGCCAGGAGATTGTGGAGCGCATACGCTCGCGCGGCCAGGTGCATCGCCAGTTCACCGGCTTTGAGTTTGAAGGCGATCCGGCTCCGCCGGGTAAATATGAGTCCGATGGCCGCTTGCTGGCCGAGATCACCAGCACGGCAGTCATCCCCGTGGACGCAGGAGAAAGAAAGATTGGGCTGGGCTACGTTCGGCGGGAAACCGCGGAAGCCGGTCCGCAAGTGGA
- a CDS encoding ATP synthase subunit I, translating to MSGPGPTGDAPADKVAADLPAQAQPSETPDTFHLIIYRRLVIFMVALAAAGLPVIAIKFGAGLALSFLAGTVIAIVNFHWLRRTIEAMADRVGATGRGPSRAGVVFRFLLRYFLIALVGYVILNSSANNLYGLFAGLSLPVGAILMEAAYETYKALRTGF from the coding sequence TTGAGCGGCCCTGGACCAACCGGTGACGCCCCTGCGGACAAAGTGGCGGCGGATTTGCCAGCCCAAGCCCAGCCGTCAGAGACGCCGGACACCTTCCATCTCATCATCTATCGCCGGCTGGTGATCTTTATGGTGGCGCTGGCCGCGGCCGGATTGCCCGTCATCGCGATCAAATTCGGGGCAGGACTGGCGCTGAGTTTCCTCGCCGGGACCGTCATCGCGATCGTGAATTTTCACTGGCTGCGGCGCACCATTGAGGCCATGGCCGACCGCGTTGGAGCCACGGGAAGAGGGCCGTCGCGCGCCGGCGTGGTGTTCCGTTTCCTGCTCCGCTACTTTTTGATCGCCCTGGTTGGCTATGTTATATTGAATAGTTCTGCCAACAACTTGTACGGTCTCTTTGCGGGGTTGTCTCTGCCAGTTGGAGCAATCTTGATGGAAGCTGCGTATGAAACCTACAAGGCGCTCCGGACAGGATTCTAA
- a CDS encoding AtpZ/AtpI family protein: protein MPAQPGSNPEQPSKPSPKDAKSVWVGAERYIQLGMTLPAATVIGWLLGELLQRWLHWDWLPLGGLIFGIIAGFVYFIRTAMSEEFKD from the coding sequence ATGCCTGCACAACCCGGCTCCAACCCCGAGCAACCCAGCAAGCCAAGCCCCAAAGATGCCAAGTCGGTATGGGTGGGCGCAGAGCGGTACATCCAGTTGGGGATGACTCTTCCGGCGGCCACGGTGATTGGCTGGCTGCTGGGCGAACTGCTGCAGCGCTGGCTGCACTGGGACTGGCTGCCCCTGGGAGGCCTGATCTTTGGGATCATTGCAGGATTTGTGTATTTCATCCGCACCGCCATGTCTGAGGAGTTCAAAGATTGA